GTTTTTTACCCACTTGGTGACACTCATGCTAAGGAAGATTATACTGTGCACATATAAAGCCAGTCATAACTGTCTTGTCTCACAAAataatctctttctgttttcccctCAAACCTGACACTGACTTCTCCTTTTAGGTTCATTGCCAATAGACTATCCCTCACCTTAGGAACACTAAATTGCTGCATAGGCTGAAATGTTAATTAATATAACCCTCCTTACCTTCTCCCAAGTGATGATGGCAATGAATGGGAGGCAAAGGTGTTATCACCCTACTCCATACTGGCTCCACTCTCAGACATCACCCTCCTGTATTCTTGCCTGTACTTAGACCACAGTCTTGGGTTTACTTCCCACAGTTATTATTCACTGGATTGGGTGCTCAGTTACAGCCTATGAGACCATTCACCATTTAGTATTGCCTCAGCTCTATCCACTTCTGCTTTTCAAACAACTGACacaacaaatttcttttttaaatctttaagacAGAGAGACTCTGTCTACCTAAAACCCTAAAATGAGGTCACTGGCATATATTCCCTTAAGAAATAATTCACTGGCAGAgatgcagaaaatatttaaataaaataatactttagtgATATTTTTCATAACAGTGCTCCAGCTAAAGGGAAACTGTCCAACATAGTGATTACAtataataaatcattaaaattcatgtttacaggggcttccctggtggcgcagtggttgcgcgtccgcctgccgacgcaggggaaccgggttcgcgccccggtctgggagggtcccacatgccgcggagcggctgggcccgtgggccatggccgctgggcctgcgcgtccggagcctgtgctccgcagcgggaggggccacaacaggggaaggcccgcatactacaaaaaaaaaaaaaaaaaaaaaattcatgtttacAAAGATATCTaagacaaaatattatttatgatatgaatataaattatatatactctattgttttaaatatacaagcaaaagattatatatgtatatatacatatacatacacacaggcacatatATAATATTGGAATAAAGGAAATTCTCAGGGTGGTAGAATTATTGCTTCTTTAAACTGTAAGTTTCTAAACTTCAATAGTATCAATGTATCacttttattattagaaaaatgccaTCTTCATGATCCACTGTAAGAAATACTTGAcaaagatatattttcatttgtagctatatatttatattatctttcCATAGATATAACTCTAttcattatttttggctgtttgcTGTAAGTCTAACGATATTtctccttattattattttaacaatgcCTATTTAGCATCAATATTGTGTCACTTCAATTTTCACTCCTAATCGTAGGAGCTCCCTACTTCATAAACCCCACTTCACACCTGACATTTCCCACCTCATACTTCACAAATGTTATAGCCTTACAACAGCATGATCTACTTATAAACATTCCACTTCTAACCTTAGGAGTTTCCCACTTCATAAATCCCACTTCACATCTGACATTTCAAACTTCACATGTCACATGTCATACTTCACAAATGGGAAAGTATATTTCCATTTAGTTCACCTCCCTTATCCTTTACCTTTATGCTCTATTGCCATGTttttacatgtacacacataATAAACGTGGCCTTATGCAAAGcattaaattctttttaagaaaattaaaaaagaatttaaaaattggtcTTTGTATTTACACAGTGATTGTCCATTTCCGCTTGCCATTCTCTCCTTCCTGTAAATCGAAATTTCCATCTTGTATCACTTCCATTCAGCCTGAAAAACATCCTGTAGTGCCGTCTGTTTGAAATGAGTTTCCTCAGCTTTGACTtgcctgaaaatatctttattttgccatattttttgGAAGATAATTTTACTGGATATATAATTCAAGATTgataactttttaatttctttttagcacCTTAAAGATGCTACTGCTCCTGGTCTTCATTGTTTCCGATGAGAATTCTGCCTTCATATATATTATTGTTCTTCTGTAATGAATGCATCTTTTTTCTATGGCTCCTTTCAAGACGTTCTAATTTGGACTCTGATATCCGTGACTCTCTGTGACTCTGATATGCCTATATGCggttttcttggtatttatcttGCTAACTGCTCTCTGACCTTCTTGGAACTGTAAGTGAAagtttttcaatcatttttcaaaaatatttattgcctcATTATAATGATTCTTCTTTTGGAGCTCCAATGCATATATATTAAACTGTATAATATTGGTCCATAAGTTCAAggggttttgttcattttttcttgaaTCTTTTTAGATCTCTGTTCTTGAGACTGTATAatttctgtttatctgttttccAAGTCCCTGTAAATTGGTGATATCCAATCTCAAAACTCTGTCTCCTCTAAGAATCTCATTAGGGTTTGGTTTTAAGCTTTGTTAAAGTGGGTATAAAGAGGGCCTTTCTCTGGGTGTGGCTTTTATCATAAAGCAGTGATTCAGCTTGACTCCCACTTTGTTAGGAGGTGTTTAAGGGTCTATTCAGGAAGTCTGGGCCCTAAGTTCAAAGTCCCCAGAACTGCTTAATGTCTAATCTCTCTGTTCTGCTCTTACCTCTGTAACAGCCAGTCTCTTATTAACTTTGTATGGCTGTGTTTGGTGGTACTGCCCAGCTCTCAGTCAAGGGTGTGTGGGATACCGCCACATGAACTTCATGACCTCCACAGACTCCTTCTCTTGATGCCCTGGCCCACAGATCCCAACCACTTCAAAAACCCAGaactctgatctctgcctcttCAGATAAGAGAGACTTGCACATTCTGATTGAACTCCAGGTTGATGCACTATAGCTGGGAAATTTTCCCCAGGCAGAGATCCAGGGAAACTGTGGGGCTCACCTTGTTTCTTTCCTCTCAGGAACCACAGCCCATTTACATGgtcattttcttttagatatttaaccctaatatttattcatattcCTACTTGGTTATGTGGTACCTACCCCAACAACACTGTTCCTTCTTATTCTTGAACTGTTGCTCTTTAGTTGTCCTCTGACATTCCAATTCCTCCTTCACGTTTGAGCTCTTTAGTACATCCTCTTGACTTCCTGGTTTTGTGATCAGTTCGTATTCTCTTTTCCTAttgaactctttttctttttggacttCAGGGTATAGACCGTCCCACCTGATATGGCAATATCCTGCCACTTAAAGTATAAGAGACTCAGTCTATCAGGTGTCGCTATGAATGACCATTCCAGTTGAGCCAACCTCCTACCTTCCCTCTTCCTTAATGGGAGTGGAAGAGGGAAGGTAAGGAATTTTGACACCAGAGAACACTCATTTGAGCCTAGTTCTCTATTAGACAGAACTGAAAATGAAATGCCTATCAATataaattgtcttcttttttcttgctaaCATAAACAAATTTTGTCAGGGACTAGAATATGcccattttaacattaaaattccCAGATTCCCAGAAGCTAAAAGTGGCCATGTGACTTACCTCTCTCCAGTGAGATGTGTGTCAAGGGCATCAGGTGGGACTTTGGGTAACCAGTTgttttcactgtttaaaaaaaaaaaaagacatacatggCTCCTCATTTCTCCTTATGCCcattccccatcccctttccACTTACAAGGTCAACTTAAATTAGTCAATCCCACCATTaccaaaaacacaagagaaaaaataaatgtttatttgctGTATGCCACTGATATCTTTTTAGTTACTGGCTATGAAGCATTCATCTAGCAATAGCTGATTGAGACAATAAGCTAGACTCAAATCATGGAAACCTACAATTAGAAGAAGATAAAATGTAGCAGGCAATAGCCCACCTCTGCtgctagactgcctgggttcaatgcCCAGCTCTACTGTTTTTACTCATGTTGATTTTTACCAGTTTGATTATCCTTgatctcagtttccttaattGTAAAATAGGACTAATAATGGTTtagttttagtttgtttgttttttctggtaAGGACTAAACAAAGATAATCACTTAGCATTTGATAACATGATATCTGGTACACAATAGATGCttaattaatattcaaaattattattcaataCTAGACCAGGGAGGGAGGGTTAGATTTTACTTATCAGGCCAGTGGTATTTTACAGATTTCCACGGAATACTGTTGTTCTGTCAGCTGGAGTGTTCCCTGATCAATTACAATAATGGTGGTCTTTTCCTAGTATGCAGATTAATTTAAGTAAATTGATATAAATTACttgttctaataatttttctcccctatatgtttttaaatctctAGTGATTGGCACAACCTGTTTgcgagacaaatgaaaacatgtaaatgaacaaatatcattattattaatagaaaaaaattcagaaacacCAATTATACTTAGTTTGACAACCTGTCTTTTAAATAGACATGTGTGCCCCCAAACtgtcattttatattataaaagcaaaacacaatattttctcccaggaaaCTTGCTCCTAGTTCCTGTGATTGaattgaaaatattgtttcatgACACTTTACAAATAATATGGTATTATGCAAAAAACACAGTAATCTGCAGGTTTACGATCTCtagcaatataaaaataatccCTTGCCAGAGGCAGGGAACAGAAAAGAGTTGATTAGTGACAGAGACattaggaaaatggagaaaatttgaCAACATTTGGACATAGGTGGTGAGAGAGAAGAGATTCTTAAACTTTAGTGCAAATAAAAATTACCCTGAGAGCTTAATAAAAATGCATACAGAGTCCATGTCCCCAGTCCCAAAAATTCTGGCTCAGAATTTCTGGAATAGTGACTTAGaacttgcatttttaacaaatccCATTTCTGATTCTGATTCAGGTAGCTAAGAATCACATTTGGAGAAACACTAGAACATGATATGCTCAAATTATTTGGAATCATTAGTTTAACTCTGCTATTTCAGAATTATTTAGCACTTTGCAGTTACTGGTAAGCATTGATGCCAGTGGAAAGCCAAGGGTAAAGCATAACTCCAAAATTTTATGCCTGAACACCTGAGTGAAGAATAATGCCATTAATCAAGACGAGGAACACAGTGGTAAAAATGAGATactgtaaagaaagaaagatgatgatgaactttttttgttttttgattgttgAATATTGGACTTTTTTGAGGAGTGGAAGCGAGTGGCATTACATACTAACTCTCTTCCACGTATGATTCTGAATAAGGTTGTGAATAAGGGAGAGAAGAAACCCAAGGAGCCACTTCATTACTGATAAATGCCCAGGTTGGAAGCTAAAATTAGGGTGTGTCACCAATGGTCTTCCTCACACTGGAACTTAGCATTAAGAGGCCTAGTCCCTGCAATTCTACGTGGCAGGAGCAACTGCATTGCTCTGTTACCCCCAAGCAGCTAGAAGACACTATCCTCTCCACCTTACATATAATAGTCCTTTACACAATTTTTACTGTGGACTCTGTACTTGTCATTTATAACACACACTTCAGAATCAGAATGAATGCAAGTGTTTATTCTGTTATTTCCATTTGAACCTAAGTGCTATGAGAGCAAGGATCATATCTTACTTGCCTACTATTCAATACTCAGACCCAGTGCTAAGAAAGGGGTAGAAAGTCTAaacaatttgttgaatgaataagtttttaaaagaacaaatactaACTTTGACTTCTGGTCTGGTGTTTGTTTGTATCTGCTCAAACCAAAGTTCCATGTTACTGATGTCAAAGTTAAACAAGCAAAGAAGACTTATCCAAGATTATTGCAATAGAGAAGAGGGGCCAGGACTCTGTCTGAGCTCAACTCACCAGAAAGTAACAAAAAGCTTATGAGATTTTAAGAGTAGGGAGGCTCTTAGGCCAATTCTGTTTACTAATTAGCCTTAcccaaagaaaaagtaaaattttctcttaGCTTCGTGGCAGGAGGTAGTTTTACAAATTGAAACAAGATGCCTGCCtaagttaggctcctacccttCCAAACAGACTGGGGAATAGGGATAATATCTTCTTTGTTGACGACATTTCAAAAGGATGGCTCCTTGTTCCTTAAGAAAGACAGCCCTGGGTTGTATCACCggcaagaacttttaaaaagatttatatttcaaaaatgcaGAGAATCAATGTACAGTTACAAGTTTTCTAACGTAAATGCCCTAAGGAAAGAGAGGTCAAGGACCTAGAGGCAGGAAGAAACCTGTCTAAAATTTGTACCTGAGCTGAGGGAAACGTCAAGTCGATCTTAATAAATGATTAGCTGTGTTTCTGCAGTTCTGCACCAACGAACTCAAATTATGAGCTTCCAATCTCTCATGGTTTATTCACGCAAAGAGCTGCTGCACACTTTACAcaccttttttttgtttactttcttacTTGTGAGCCAACCACGGAGCTCTTCCCCGAGCCTTCTGGCAGGGCGCGTGCGCAGATGGCCTTGAGCGCCTGACGTCACGGAACGCGCCAGCCCCGGCATGTTAGCAACTGAAAGCGTCCCTGGTAGCAGTGGCTGCTGAGATGTACGCACTTCCGGTTCTCCCGGCAGCTGCAGCCGCTGACGCTTCTGCCACCTGCTGTGGCCGGGTCTTAGCCCGGGATTTGGTCACCCTTCGTTCTTCACTGCGCCCATGGTCCCAACTGGAGCCAGGGCGGCGGGCTCGGCAGCTCCCACGTGGTGAGAGGGCGGTCCGGGGAAAATGAAGGCGACGCACTGTAGCTGCTGCCTCAGCCACCTGCTCGCCTCCGCCCTCCTGCTGTTGCTACTGCTGCCTGAGTTGAGAGGGCCCTTGGAGGTACTGCTGCAGGCGGCCGTGCCGGATCCCAGGCCTCGGGACCTTGGGCCGCGAACCCTGCCACCTCTGCCGTCCGGCCCCACAGCTGCCCAGTCCCCGGGCCGCGCTCCGGCCGAAGCCGAGGGACCACGGGGCGCCGAGGGAGTCAATAGCAGCACTCCCGGGGCGGGGCTTGCAGCAGAAGACCCAGGCGGGAAGGCGGGGGAAGAAGGCCCAATGGGTGGCGTCCTCGCTGTGAGCCCCAACCCCGGCGACAAGCCTATGACCCAACGAGCCCTGACCGTGTTGATGGTGGTGAGTGGCGCGGTGCTGGTGTACTTCGTCGTCAGGACGGTCAGGTGAGGCGAAGCCTCGATGAGCCTCCCTCGCAGGCCTGAAATGGGCTATCTTTTGACCTGGCGTTGCTCTCTTCCCACCCCCAGTGTCATGGGTGCCTACCTGAGTGAGAGACGGTGAGGATGAATGTCTTAAAAGCCTGTGGTACCTTTGGGAGTATTTAAACCACCAAGTAGTTGCTCCCTTTCATTTATAAGTTGTAAATTAGTACCGAACCTCTAAATCAGTCTTTATTTGAGTAAATTAATAGTAATGCAGAATGACCTTATTATATCggtactttattttataaaatgtaaaagaagaaaagttctTTTAGCAGTAGTGTCTTAGTGTTGACTTTTAACCCACCATCTTAGTAATTCGGTTGTACCATATGAAATTTCTTACATTCCACCTTTTTTAACCGGGAATACTAACAATTTTGTATGATTCAATCTTTGTCATAGTCCCTATTAGAAACATCTAGCATTCTTTTGCATGGCACTAAATATTTCAATGCAGAGTGTTACCAGTTGCATGATAAGATGGAAAACTGATACctatgcggggggggggggaaatgTCATAAATATGATCCTGTTTTAATATTGGTACATATGTTTAATATCCTAACTATCCtatcctgattttaaaattacaaaaatttgaattagtaaatggataaatttgaTATTTTACACACAAAAAACCTTTGCAAAGTG
The Physeter macrocephalus isolate SW-GA chromosome 8, ASM283717v5, whole genome shotgun sequence genome window above contains:
- the FAM174A gene encoding membrane protein FAM174A isoform X1 codes for the protein MKATHCSCCLSHLLASALLLLLLLPELRGPLEVLLQAAVPDPRPRDLGPRTLPPLPSGPTAAQSPGRAPAEAEGPRGAEGVNSSTPGAGLAAEDPGGKAGEEGPMGGVLAVSPNPGDKPMTQRALTVLMVVSGAVLVYFVVRTVRMRRRNRKTRRYGVLDTNIENMELTPLEQDDEDDDNTLFDVSHPRR